The sequence CGGTACTCCATTATTCCAGGAACTATGTCCAGGGTTGTGAACTCGTAAGCTCCTGTTTTTGACTCTGCATTGGTGAGCTGGTTCAGTATCGTGGACTTTCCCACTGACGGAAAGCCCAGAAGAACCACTGTGGAGTCTCCACTCTTTTTTATATTGAAACCCCTTCCTTTACTTCCAGAACTGCTCCTTGTAAGAGATTCTTCCTTTAGTTTAGATAATTTGGCCTTAAGTTTCCCTATATGGTGGGATGTGGCCTTGTTATATTGGGTTTTCTTGATCTCATCTTCAATGTCTTTGATTCTGTCTTCAATAGCCATAAAACTCACATAAAATTAGTTAAAGTACGTATATTTGATGAATGATTAATAAAATTTATTATAATCCATTTTTAATGATTCAAATATTCCATCCAATTCATTTTCATGAATCATCAAGAGAATCAGTCAATTCATTATATCTAGTTAATTCCTTTACACTTAAAAAAGTTTTTAATTGTATATATTTTTTGATGGTCTGGTTTTGTAGTGTGATGAGCCATGACAATTTTAAAAAAACTTAGAAAAACCCCAAAAAAATAAAAAAAGGGTGGAAGTTTAGGTCACACTCCAAACAGTAACTCCTGCATCTGCATGTTTTGCCGTGAAATGGGTTAAACCATATCCATTCAGGAAGAACATCCTGGTGAACATTGAATCTTCGAGTTCCCTGCTCATTGCAACGGTTATGTAAGTGTTGTTCTGTACAAACAGGTATATTGAGAAAGTACCATCCGCAGATACCGTCTGATTCTGGGTCAAGTTTCCATTGTTTATCACGAGAAGTTTATGCGGTTCCTGAACCAGGCTACCGTTACCTGTCTGCAGTTCAGTTGCTATACTGCTGAGTACCTGTGATGAACCCGTCTGATTGACCTCACTTTGAACTTCATTCACATTCATAACTCCTGCAGAGATGTTGTTTCCATTCACAAGACCGACAACTGCATTAGAACCCACAAAGAGAGTGTTGTTTCCAACTTTGGTTGTATTTGCCTGTGCAACTGAGTAGCCATAGGAGGTTCCATTTTGTGATGTGAAGTTCCAGCTTCCAAAGTAGGACCACCACAAAGCTTTTCCAACCATGTCAGAACTTGTTACAAACACTTGTGGAGCCGCCTTATCAGGATGGGTGTACTTGAGAACATTTTGAGCCTGTTCAGCTGTTAAACCATATTTCGTTGTGAGTAAGGTCTGAGCCTGAGCTTTATCAACACCAAGGATGTTGTTCAGTATCTCTGCACTTTTACCAGTGTCTTTGGTGTAATTTTCAAGTGTCAATGGACCCTGATCACCACTGGTTGCAAGCATCTTGAGAATTCCTGCAGATAACGTCTCATTACTCGTTAACATTGCTTTTCCAACCCAGTAAGCCCTTAGACTGTTCTGTGATCCTCCGTCGAAGGTTACAGGCCTGTTTGCAACTGCAGTGAAGAGGTGTCCGTAGTCCCACCAGGACGTTATTATGGTATCGTTTGAGGTGTTGTTATTTATCCATGTAAGGGATGAAACCATTGAATCATCCGTACCCGGTACTACAGCACTTGAAACTGCATAGGCACTCACGATCGGTGAGTAAACTGCCAGAGCCACCACAATGGCCATTGCCACATACTGGTACCCATTGGTTTTTATATGGTCCTTAACGTATCCAAGGAGCAGTCCTACGAATATACCTGCACTAAGAGCTATAGGTAATGTGAACGGTTCTATGAACCTTACACCCTTAGTCATAGCATAAGCAAGTATTAAAAGCCATACTGAAAACAATATTCCATAGAGGAGATAGTTCCTTCTTTCTTTTTCCATTGCTTCCTTGATATTATTCTTATCTTCAGTTTCAACTGGTTTTGCTTCTTTTTTACGTTTATTCCTTTTTTTACGGGATTTTTTATCCTTATTTTTAGGTTCTTCCTTTTTTGTTTTAGGCTTCAGCTGCCAGAACATTAGGAACACACCTAATATTCCAAAGAGGAATGGAACAACTCCACCAACACCTGCCACAACACTGCTTACACTAGGTACCTGTAATTCAGATACTGAAACGTAAACGTTTGGATAGGCTGTGTTCTGCACTGCGGACTGTAACTGGCTGGCACCTAATGGTTGAAGAAGTGCAGAGGATAATCCTGATGCTCCAAGGAATATTAACATTGCAACTAGGCTTACAAGCAGAAATACCACAATGGAGAAGATTTCATGCTGATCCTTGAACCATTCAAGTTTGCTTGGATAATCACCCAGGGGTTTGATGGTTTTCATGTTGAAAAGGTACTGGGATGCCAGTAGGTAAACAACGACTGTACCTATGAGCATATAGAATAGGTACCACCATCCTTCCCATGCCTTTGCGAAAACAAGCAGGGATAAGGCAGATAATACTGCGAATACTGTCCTGTTTTTCAGGTTGTGGGCGCGCACGCTTTCAATGAAGAACCAAACCACCAGAAGTGGCAGTAATATGTTGAACATGTCCGTGTCGAAGAACCCTGCAAATGTGTGTGCGAAGTAGGATGGTGCCAGTCCTGCAAGTACAGCTGCAACGATTCCACCATAATCATTTGTAATCCTCCTTACAAGCAGGTAAGCTGGTATGACACAGAGGGATGCTATGAATGCTCCAATCCAGAAGGCAACTTGTGTCAACGGAACATCAGCAAATGCATTGGCTATTTTGTAGGCAAAGGCTGTTACATAAGCTATGAGTGGTGGGTAGTCTGCAGACCTTCCAGAAGGATAATAGGAATGCAAGTCCCAATTTGTACCGTTTATCACAGTATCACCCAGATGCCCATTTGTAAGTAGGTCCTGAGTCATACGGTAGTTGTAGTAGGAATCCATCTCACTGTAATATGGAAGTCCGTTTGCATCCTCATAGTAGGCTTTCATTGAACTTGGAACGCCTGGAATATTAGCTGCCTCTGCTCGGAGAGAAAAGACCAGCAAAAACAGCAGGATAATGATTATTAAAGGTTTGTATTTGGAAAAAACTTTTCTTGCATTCATTATATCCTCCAGTATTTTTTTATTTTCTATTGATGATTCCATGACCCCTTTCAGGACCCAATACATCATGGATTTTCTATGGGACTGTGCTATGTAAGATACTGTGTAAGTAGTCCCATCCTGGCACAATCCAGTTTATCTCTTTCTAAACTAAGTATTATATAAAAAAAATCTTATAAAAACATATGCTTCAATAGGTAAGATTATGAAGTTCGTGGAAGACACTTGAATCTGGTCAATGGAATCACTGCAGATCCAATGAAACATCAAAAAAAGTTTTAACTGTACATCATTTTTTTGTATCTCTGTTACAATACCTTCTCTCTTAAATATCTCTTTTTTATTTGTTCTTTTTTGTTCTTTAATTGTTCAATTCATAGGAACCTCCTTTTAAAACGAAGTGAACCATGTTTTAAAGAAAATAATCCGTCTTTAGAATTAACCTTTTAGAATATTTCTACAAAGAAACATTTAAATTAGATGTATGTTAGATATAATTAACATTATGTTATATAAATCTAACAAATTATTGGAGATATATAACACGGTTGGTACGCATCATACAGGATGCAGTAAAAGGAACAATTAAAAGGAAATACTCTTTGAAATACCAAATTAAGTATGAAAAAATGAATTTAAAGGAGGAAAAAGGTTATGAAAATTGAGGTCAATGCTTACTGGGGAATATTAGGATGTTTAGGAGTTTTAGGATACATTCTGGAGGATCCCAACTATTATGTATTCTTCGTTTTCTTCATGTTCTTCTTACAACCCGTGGCAAAAAAAGCAGTATCTCCAAAAAAAGGCGAAAATAACAGATTTAAATGGCTTGAAAATCTTGAATGGCACACAGTGAGTATATGGTTAGGATCGTTATGCCTGATCGCAGCTTCTCTGACCCTAATCATCTTGAAGACCATGAACGACCTTGTGGCAGTGGCAATTCTTCTGGGGATAACCATCATAATGACAGGTTTCTTCACCTACATGGGCATGGATAAAACATCAGCAGATGAAAGGGTTAGGAAAATAGGAACAACTGCAGCAACCTACTCATGGTACATAACCCTTGTATTCGTATCTTTTCTCCTTGTAACCCAAGAATGGGCTGGAAGATGGCACAACCCTGCAGAACTACTTGGTGTCACCATATTCGTCATGGTCTCAACCATGCTCATCACAAACACCTACCTTCAGATGAAGGGGGATGTGGAATGAAAACCCGTATAAAGGAATACAGAGCAAGGTACGACCTCACACAGGCAGAACTTGCAGATAAAGTTGGAGTCCGCAGAGAAACAATTGTATTTCTTGAAAAAGGAAAGTACAATCCCTCCCTCAATTTGGCCCATAAAATTGCAGTGGTTTTAAATGGAAGCATTGAAGAAATCTTCATATTTGAGGATACGGAATAGAATAGGATCTTGGATTATTTGAATTAACAGTAGCTCACCCATAGATCCCGAACTTATTCTGTGTTTACAGTTAGTAAATTGAAGTAAACTTAAGAAAAATTATCTTTAAAACCTATTCTCCAAGAATTAAATATATTGAGGATACATAAACCCAGCTCCATTCCAACTATTAAAATAAAACTAACGAATATAACATTTAGAATTAAACTTTGTAGATATACCGTTCTAAATAGATAAACATAAACAAGCACCACAGCTTCGGTTACACAAATAGGGAAAATAACAACACAATACCATTTTTCTTTCCAGTTTTTTATTTGAAATAAAAAAGTCACAATAAGAAGAATTGCTGACAAAGGAAGAATTAAAAATAAATGATTTTTACTAAGACCCATTAAAAACAAAAAAAATAAAAATGGAATCCATTTCATTATAGTAACTATTCCGTTTTTCATTATTTACCTCATACAACTGTTCAAATTTTAAATTAAAAAAAATAAATCATAAATTTTAGACAGAGACTAACTTCTGTACATCGAATAATTGATTGATCTCCATAAGCGCCATTGGTAGTTCTAAGCCTTTCAATTATATATCCACTTGAGCTGTTGGTTATCAACAGTCCAAATCAATTAGAATTTCATTTAATTATTGGAATATGCACCATCTCTATTTTTTTGTTTTTTTGTCATATGTTGATGCTATGAAGAATATAACTCCAGATATTCCACAAATAACTGATAAAACAGGGTTAGATCTCCAAGATAAAATGATTTGTAGGAATAATATTAATCCTAAACCATACATCATAACATTCAAACCCACTACTTCATATTTGTAGTTTTTGCATCCATAAATAACAGGTCCCAAGAACAAAAATCCCAGTACTCCCGTAATAGCTGCTAAGTTTGTATCTCCTTCAATCCATATCAAAAAGGCAAGTACAAATATTATAATACCTAAAACAAACTTTATAAAATACTCCCTTTTTATCATATAACCCACTTCCATGTATCATTTATTTCTATCACTAACTAAACCATTAGTCATTGTTTTACAAAAAAACATGTGCATTCAGGCGTCATGATCTGATACTAAACCAAAGATCCACATAAGTCCATATTGTTAGAATAATTAAGATTAATGTCAATATAATTCTAATTTTAACTCCGGATGGTTTCTTCTTTTAAATAACCAGTAAAAACATATTAAATAAATAAAAATAGCAGCAATCACTACTATAATACTCAAAAAACTCATTCCATAGTAAAGGGCTTTAGCTGTTATAACTAAAAATGTTGAAGCAACAGCCAATGTAGTGACATTATCTAAATTTTTCAGAGGTTTTGAATTTTTAGACATATCCCTTTGTTATTTATTTACTGTGCTTTATTTTTTTAAGCTTAAATTACTCT is a genomic window of Methanobacterium congolense containing:
- a CDS encoding STT3 domain-containing protein, which produces MCQDGTTYTVSYIAQSHRKSMMYWVLKGVMESSIENKKILEDIMNARKVFSKYKPLIIIILLFLLVFSLRAEAANIPGVPSSMKAYYEDANGLPYYSEMDSYYNYRMTQDLLTNGHLGDTVINGTNWDLHSYYPSGRSADYPPLIAYVTAFAYKIANAFADVPLTQVAFWIGAFIASLCVIPAYLLVRRITNDYGGIVAAVLAGLAPSYFAHTFAGFFDTDMFNILLPLLVVWFFIESVRAHNLKNRTVFAVLSALSLLVFAKAWEGWWYLFYMLIGTVVVYLLASQYLFNMKTIKPLGDYPSKLEWFKDQHEIFSIVVFLLVSLVAMLIFLGASGLSSALLQPLGASQLQSAVQNTAYPNVYVSVSELQVPSVSSVVAGVGGVVPFLFGILGVFLMFWQLKPKTKKEEPKNKDKKSRKKRNKRKKEAKPVETEDKNNIKEAMEKERRNYLLYGILFSVWLLILAYAMTKGVRFIEPFTLPIALSAGIFVGLLLGYVKDHIKTNGYQYVAMAIVVALAVYSPIVSAYAVSSAVVPGTDDSMVSSLTWINNNTSNDTIITSWWDYGHLFTAVANRPVTFDGGSQNSLRAYWVGKAMLTSNETLSAGILKMLATSGDQGPLTLENYTKDTGKSAEILNNILGVDKAQAQTLLTTKYGLTAEQAQNVLKYTHPDKAAPQVFVTSSDMVGKALWWSYFGSWNFTSQNGTSYGYSVAQANTTKVGNNTLFVGSNAVVGLVNGNNISAGVMNVNEVQSEVNQTGSSQVLSSIATELQTGNGSLVQEPHKLLVINNGNLTQNQTVSADGTFSIYLFVQNNTYITVAMSRELEDSMFTRMFFLNGYGLTHFTAKHADAGVTVWSVT
- a CDS encoding helix-turn-helix transcriptional regulator, which codes for MKTRIKEYRARYDLTQAELADKVGVRRETIVFLEKGKYNPSLNLAHKIAVVLNGSIEEIFIFEDTE